The Brachypodium distachyon strain Bd21 chromosome 4, Brachypodium_distachyon_v3.0, whole genome shotgun sequence nucleotide sequence CGGAGAAGGCACAACTAGGaccattttttttagcgaTTACAGTAATTTTAGTGCACAATAATTGATCTTTGCAGTAATCATGCAGAGCTTGCATAAGCTACCTGAATCTTGAGCTTGTGTAAAACCATTTCTAGAGCTAAGCTGAGTTAAGTGCTCACTTACTAGTTCTAAAGTCGAGTTTGTTTCATGTCCAAATCAAGTCATGGTATTTTGTATGCCATGTACatagtttcctttttctgcaATAATCTAGCTCCCTTTGTtgatttcataaaaaataatcCGTTGACTACCATGTTATTTACCAAACCAAAGGTTAATGTGGACCTTCTAACAAATAAAAGCAAATAAAGTGTACATATTTTTTCAATATGTTTATAAATGACTCATGCCAAAATTAGCTTGTCCGTTCTTTTGTTATCTCTACACAAATCCTGCTAGTTCTAGTCAATATGTTTTTTGGGGTTGTAGTTCTTGctaatctattttttttctcggaTGATGCTGATTAGAGGAAAACAGGGGGTTTGGTAATATGGAGGTCAGGAACTTCTGTTTCTCTGTACAGGGGAGTAGCCTATGATGTACCTGAGACCACTAAGGGAACAAATAGAAATTGGCAGGCTCTTGGTATGAAGTCCTCAATTAACATCCCACCTATGCCTTCCTCCCTACCTAACGAGAAAGTAAATGGCATGCAAGATAGGGTTGGAGCTTTGGTCGCCGTTACTGAGAATGAGGAAACAGCTGAAACTGTTCCAGAAATCAAATATGAAGAAGAAATCGACAGGCTGTTGGACGAGCTTGGCCCAAGATATAGTGACTGGCCTGGATCAAATCCCTTACCAGTAGATGCAGATTTGCTTCCTGCAACTGTACCAGGTTACAAACCCCCTTTCAGAGTTCTGCCATATGGAGTACGGCGTTCTCTCAGCCGGAAGGACACTACCAATTTACGACGTCTTGGTCGGGGACTACCTCCTCACTTTGCTCTTGGTACCTTCTTATGTTGTTTTAGTCAACTCTTTATTTTCCTTATTAATTTTGTACAGTCTGATGATTTTACCCCTACTGATGAACGTTAGGACGAAGCAGACAACTCCAAGGGTTAGCAGCTGCTATGGTGAAGTTATGGGAGAGAAGTTCCATTGCAAAAATTGCTTTGAAAAGAGGAGTGCAGCTTACCACAAGTGAGAGGATGGCGGAAGATCTCAAAGTAAATATAGAAACTTTCCTTTTAGAGAATTTTTTTACTTGGCGCGCATGGAAAGATTTTTAGATGATAGTTAAAAGTATTCATTAGTCATTGGCAACAGCAGAATACAAATTTATCCATGATGCAATTGAGATGCTTCTGCCTTCTAGACCTTAACTTACACATATGTTACACTCATTTTGTGCACCTTGAAGTTTGCATTTCATTTCTCAGCTTTCATGTTTGAATCTCCTGCTATATTTGTTCTGTCTTAGCTCTTAGGCTCCCAAGTCATATAAAATTTGTCTGAGTTTGCAAGAAGAGAAACCATGGATTTTACCTGAATAGATGAATCATGAACCATGGAATCTGGGATCAAAGTAGAACCAAGCATAGCTTGGGTGGTCAGCCAGCCAGGTGTGCTGGCAGCCCACCAGAGTTCAATCCTCGAAGGTCGCAATTCGGTGTCTCACtttgtaaaaattatatatctatatactgtcgGACTGCAATCGCGCAGCTCTTACGGTTTAAAGTAAAAAAAGTATTACCATTTCTACTCCAAAAACAATGTCCTAGAATACATGCAATCAACATTTTAAAGTTTTAGCACTTATACAGATAGAGCATAGAAGTGTTCAGgtttgagacatgcaaatcaCGCCGCACATATATTTTCTTTAGGTGTCAACTGAAAGAATGCGCCTGTAAGTGAAAAGTTACTTGTGAAACACAATACATATTTACATGAAACTCTTCTTATATTTGCTTCAAGATTACCGTGTTTTCTATCTTTCTTAATAAGATTTAAGCCTGCAACTTTGTTCATGTACTAAGTATCACTTCCATTCTAGATTGGTATTGTTAGCAGATGCAGCTGAGAGTCTCTCTTTGAACCTTACAATTGGTGGGATAAGATGCTCTCTTACTGCTTTGGTACATATCTGGATGTGTTTTTAGAATGCACACAGCCTTACTTCATAGTTGAGACGGGGCAGAGAATAATTCTGATTGGGAAATTGAGTTGGTTATGCTTTACTCCAGGTTGAGGGGGTGAAGGTGTTATTTGTGAgggggtgtgtgtgtgggaagggtgggggggggggggtattaATTCCATGTGGTGGTTGGAGGGAAGGCACTACGATGTTGGTTGTGGTCAATGGTGTTACTGCTTTTCTGGTCAGTATGATCACCTTGGTAATGTGAGCAGGAAATGAGGTAGAGTAGGATGAATTATTCTGGTTGCCTAGGTAAAAGTACAGAAGCAACATCAGTACATCACGCATATTTGTCATGATCTGGCTCAAGCTTGGCTTCCTCTACATCAGTGTCGGGGTTTTTTACGAACCTCGTCAAGAGGGCACGGGGTCCTGCATTAATTGGTCTTGTTTAGGAGGAAAACAAGACTGAAAGACCATACACtaacaatgattttttttaatgggaACCACGAAAACCCATTAATGCCGCATGAGGACTACtaccaaaaaacaaaacaacaggGAAGTACCTCGAACAGCAGCAAGCACACATGACAAGCCCTCGCCCCACAGATGGACACAACAGAAACATCCATAGAAAGCTTGTAGATTGTCGAGTGAATACTCACAGCATGTCCCCtccaatcatcatcatccCTACTTGGCGCCATCAAACTAGACGACAACCACACTGGCAGGGAGCCTTGCACAAACTGAAAATGAGCAATCATCCAGTTCCTGTGCGACCTTTCCTTTCCCGTTTCCACCCATCCTATTCAACTTCTCTACGTTCTTCACAAGCACGTTGATTGCCTGGATGGATTGCATTGTCAAAGTGTCCTCGGACAACTTCTTGAGCTTGTCACGGGCCTCGTTGTAGACTTTGCCTTAGGGTCGAAGAGGCCCAAGGCACACACAAGCAATCCCGGGGCACAATCTCGGTGCTCCTTGCGAcaactttcttcttctgtttctgCCTCATCCTTGCAGTCTATACAACTTTATGTGTTGTATGTCGGCTCTATACAACTGTACCCCACATCCTGTATATTCGAACCCAAACCTCCAGACAGTTTATCAAATGCAATAGTGCAGTCTCTATTTGATATTAGAGAACCCTCAAGTTCATTAAATTTTTCACCTTCTCAAGTACTTTTTCAAGTCATGTTATGATTTATGACTGATGTATGACCGATGTTTTCTTTGGCCCACACCAGAAATTAACAGGTGGTGTAATGCTTTCAAGGAACAATGACTTTGTAGTGTTCTACAGAGGAAAGGATTTCTTGTCCTCAGAACTTGCTGAGGTGCTACTAGAGAGGGAAAGATCAATGAAGTCTCTACAAGATGAGGAGCAAGCACGGCTAGATAGAACGCCATCTTTCGCTTCCAGCACTGAAGCATTTATAGAGCCCAGTGTTGCTGGCACTCTTGAAGAAACTCTTGAGGCTAATTCTAAATATGGAAATAAAGTGGATGAAAATCACATGGACAAAATGACAAAGACTGTGGAAGCTGCGAAGCATGCTGATGTTGTAAGGAAATTAGAATGGAAGCTCTCACTCGTAAGTGACAAAGACTTTAAATATTAAGATTACTTTGATAGATTTTCTCCTGTGAACAAACCATTTTCTATAACGGGGTATCATTCTTAATCTGCCTATCATAATCTCTTAATGAATTAGATGAGCGCATGTCGTATGGAGTACAGTTGACACTACGACCATGCTACAATTCTATTTCGATAAGATTATAACTTGAAAATTTGTAGTGAAGTCTACTTACATAGCGgacttgttttctttttgcagaGTGCAGAGCACAATTTTTAGTTGCAGGCCATTTAGTATATATGTATTCAACTAAACTAATGTGATTCAAATGCTTGCAGCACATGAAATGTTCTGAAGATGCAATTTGGTTTGTACAGAAATGGTTTCACCTTATTTCTTCTGTGCAGGCAGAGAAAAGGATAGCAAAAGCTGAAAGAGTGCTTGGAAAAGTCGAAACAGCCTTGAAGCCATCTGAAGATACCAACCCACATGAAACCATAACAGAAGAAGAGAGATTCATGTTTCGGAAACTTGGTTTAAGGATGAAGGCATTTCTGCTCCTTGGTAAAGTCTACTACTCcatccggccggaattactctaaatcagtgacaagtaattccggtcggagggagtaatatgttTAGTGCCACTTATTTCCTTTGTTCAGATACTGGAGATATATACTCTTTATTCTAGAACATTATTTTTCCTTGCAAttccttttgttcttttggGAGGAGTGCTATTTTATTTGCATGAGATCAGTCTGCCCAGATAGTCGTCATATGTATATTTCGACATTATTTAAATCTGTACATCATATTGTCCTACCACTTTCAGGTAGAAGAGGAGTTTTTGATGGTACAATTGAAAATATGCACCTGCACTGGAAATATAGGGAACTGGTGAAAATACTGGTGAAAGTGAAGTCTTTTACAGAGGTCAAGAGAATAGCACTGTCACTTGAAGTTGAGAGTGGAGGTATTTTAGTTTCTGTGGACAAAGTCTCCAAAGGCTATGCCATTGTTGTGTTTCGTGGCAAGGACTATAGACGGCCCTCCATGCTGAGACCTAGGAATCTTTTGTCGAAGAGAAAGGCTTTAGCTCGATCCATTGAGATACAGAGAATGCAGGTACTGTTTTCCTTCTTGTATGGTTGAGGTTGTTTACTAAAATTCAACCTGCATTAGAAAATTAAGTACTCCAGGAAAGAAATTGATTCTTTTAGAACAACTCCCGGTCTTCTGGAAAGCAAAATTTCATCCATTATCCTAAATTGCAGACCTCCATTCATCTCCAATCTTTTCTTCACTAATATGATTCTTCTATTTGTGGCAGGCCCTCAATCGTCATATTGGAAAGCTAAACAGAAGAGTGAATCAGCTCAGATCAGAACT carries:
- the LOC100822894 gene encoding CRM-domain containing factor CFM3, chloroplastic/mitochondrial, which codes for MATAAMAFSPALHHPPRLRHLLLSSISLSSSSCPYPWLSAWSRPRRGLRPPAPALDLRPEPSPTSDSDEEDSVGTSRHAGRSTMSLILRRLQRAGYSPEPQAAHAATASRHPQRGSVEDVFRADDGVLPNARGGFDDDAESSLVDARFPWERPMPPPEAAARATKSPVWMAELTLPEAELRRLRHATMRIKSRIQVGGAGVTREIVAKIKEKWKTDEVVRVKVSGTPALNMRLFHEILERKTGGLVIWRSGTSVSLYRGVAYDVPETTKGTNRNWQALGMKSSINIPPMPSSLPNEKVNGMQDRVGALVAVTENEETAETVPEIKYEEEIDRLLDELGPRYSDWPGSNPLPVDADLLPATVPGYKPPFRVLPYGVRRSLSRKDTTNLRRLGRGLPPHFALGRSRQLQGLAAAMVKLWERSSIAKIALKRGVQLTTSERMAEDLKKLTGGVMLSRNNDFVVFYRGKDFLSSELAEVLLERERSMKSLQDEEQARLDRTPSFASSTEAFIEPSVAGTLEETLEANSKYGNKVDENHMDKMTKTVEAAKHADVVRKLEWKLSLAEKRIAKAERVLGKVETALKPSEDTNPHETITEEERFMFRKLGLRMKAFLLLGRRGVFDGTIENMHLHWKYRELVKILVKVKSFTEVKRIALSLEVESGGILVSVDKVSKGYAIVVFRGKDYRRPSMLRPRNLLSKRKALARSIEIQRMQALNRHIGKLNRRVNQLRSELVQIEGAKDQGDVELYAKLDSAYSSEDEDVEDEDDEAYLRSFDSAVGRDTTDDGNETILHDSDSSYEDNGDYAEEDEDDEYEEDAEGSDYEDYDNVVENSEPSVISGGYMDSDYSARDCNRLEGGNEPDGGSSDADDSRNSSPYRHRDQPAKADQLT